From the genome of candidate division WWE3 bacterium:
ATAGATTTTCTACGATAATTTTTGACGCACTTGGAAATTTAAGATTGGAAGCTTTTTGGAACTCTTATAAAACAGATACTCAATGGAGAGATTTTTTTACTAAAAAAGGTTTCGATATTGTAAATACAGAAAAATATTTGGACAAGACATTAGGTATTTTTCCGCTATTACACATCCTTTACTATCTAAGAAGAAGAATTTCTTAGATCAAAATCTTAGTTGAGTTGCGTCCTTGCATCGATTGGATCGAGAGCGCAGCATGCTGCGCCCCTACAAGATCGGAAGAAGGCCTCCCAAATATAAACGTAGGGGCGATTCATGAATCGCCCTCAACGATAATCGAATTGAGGGCCGACACATAAGTCGGCCCCTACATCGTTAATTGTTCGTGTAGAATTTTCCGCCTAACATTTTCTCGTCAACGTGGGTTTGAGGAGTTTTCTTTAATAAATAAATGCTGCTGTGACTGCCGATCGACTTGGCCCCAGAGTACTCGTTAAAATCAGCCATCTTTTCGCGAATTAAAAGACCCCAATCGGTGAGTAGTTTTTGAATCTTTAGCGGTTTTTCCAGTTCTTTTAGAGTATAGCCATAGCAAATATAGAGATTAGCGTCTTTGGTTGTCGCGAAGACGAGGCGTCTTAGAAAGGTTCCAAAGCCGGAAGGTGTATAGGGAGGATCTGAGAAGGCGACGTCAAAATAGTTTTTGTAACTTACAGGCATCGAAACCCTGGCGTCGTATTTTTGGACTTTAATTTTTAAATTTTCTTTCTGGGAAATATCTTGAATGTAACTTAAAATGTCATTATCGATGTCTAGTACAGTCACTTCTGCCGGAAGTTTGGTCCGCGCTAAAGCAATCGATAGCAAGTCGTCATCCCCTAAAAGTAGGATACGAGATCCGGTCAAATCACCGTGATTCTTTAAAAGTTCAACCCGCTTTGATACGGTGCTACTAGTTGCTAGAAATTGATCAAAATTTCGTTTGGCTTTGGGTCTTTCCATAGCGTCAGTATAATCTTAAAAGTTAAGTCTGTCTAAATCGAGGTCGTCCATAAAGTCATCTAGAGCCTTTTTAAATCTTGGTTTTTCCAAAAGCTGGTTGCCTTCTTTCGTCGTTAGCGACTCCGGAATCTCATCTAAAAAGCGCGATGGTAAATTTATTTGATGGGCCCCGAAATAAAATCGGCTTTGAGCATGACTTAAAAATAACGATTCTTTAGCTCTGGTAATTCCAACGTAAGCGAGTCTTCTCTCCTCTTCTAACTCTGACAGGTCGGTCAAACTGCGTTGGTGTGGAAACAAACCTTCCTCAAGACCAATTATAAAGACAGTCTTAAATTCGAGTCCCTTAGCAGCGTGAATCGTCATTAAGGAAACGGCGTTTTCAACGTTCCTGGTTTTATTGGCATGTTCAAGTAGTGTCACGCTTTCTAAAAAGTCACCAAGCTTTGTAAAGGAGGAGGCCACTGACCGGAGTTCTTTAACGTTTTCTTTGCGGTCTTCATTTTCCTCGTCAGCCTTGGCGTAAAGATCTAAATACTTAGTAGCTTTAAGAACATCATCCAGAATCGCGAGAGTTGGTTGATCAGAAACGTCGGATGTGTCTTCCAGGAATTGAAAGAACGCCTCGGCTCGTTTTTTGCCGATTTTAAAAATCCGATCTAAACTCACCGAGTCGAGTGGATTATAAATAAGACGCAAATAGGCCAGAACGTCTTTGACTTCGGCTCGATCGTAAAACGAAGTGCCGCCGAGGAGTCGATAGGGGAGACCGTGGTTAAGCAGCGCCTCTTCAATGACTCGGGACTGGGCGTTAGTGCGGTACAAAATTGCTGAATCTGCCAATTTTTCTAATTCCTCCAATTTTTTAATTACGAACTCCGATTCATCGCGCTCGTTAAGGGCAGTGTAAATGTTGATCGGAAGGCCGCTGGGATTATCGGTCCACAAATCGAGATTTAGTGGCTGCCGATTATTTTTAATCAGGGCCGCCGCGGCGGTAATGATCTGCGGGGTACTGCGGTAGTTTTGGGAGAGTTTATAAATGTGAGCAGTTGGGTAGTCTTTTTCAAACGATAAAATATTGCGGGAGTCCGCACCTCTAAAAGAGTAAATGGCTTGCGCCATATCGCCGACGACGCATAAATTAGCAGCAGGTCCAGTCAAAAGCCTGGTCAAAATATACTGAGCGTGGTTAGTGTCTTGGTATTCGTCGACTAAAACATATAAAAACTGCTGGTGGTATTTTTGCAACACTGTTTTGTCATCCCTAAATAGTTCAATTGTTTTATTGATTAAATCGTCAAAGTCCAAAGCATTACATTTTTTAAGTTCCTGTTGATATTTTTTATAAACTTCGGCCACAATTTCTTGAAAATAACCACGAGCGACATTGATGTAATCGGCCGGACCCAAGAGTTCATTTTTAGCGCTACTAATGGCATTTTTAATGGCTCCTTCGGATATCTTTTTACCGTCGAGTTGTAAATCTTTAACAATCTTTTTTATAAGTGATTTGGCGTCGTCGTCATCGTAAATAACAAAGTTGGGATTAATGCCGATGTGATGACCGTCTTTTCGTAAGATTCGACTACAGACACTATGAAAAGTGCCAGACCAAGGAATCCTGGTCGAAGATCCTACTAATTTTTGGGCCCGTTCCTTCATTTCCGCGGCGGCTTTATTAGTAAACGTCAGCAGCAATATATTTTCGGCTGGGACGCCTTTTTCCGAAATTAAATAGGCGACTCGGTGGGTAAGAACCCTCGTTTTCCCACTTCCTGGACCGGCGATAATGAGGGAGGGGCCGTCACAATTGATGACAGCTTCTTGTTGGGCGGGGTTTAAGGAGGCTAGAAGAGCTGAAGGCTTTGTCATGACTTGAGTATACAAGATTTTGTCATTCCGGCCCCAGAGCCGGAATCCAGTAACGGATTAAAATTTTCAACTTTATTTAA
Proteins encoded in this window:
- a CDS encoding bis-aminopropyl spermidine synthase family protein, with translation MERPKAKRNFDQFLATSSTVSKRVELLKNHGDLTGSRILLLGDDDLLSIALARTKLPAEVTVLDIDNDILSYIQDISQKENLKIKVQKYDARVSMPVSYKNYFDVAFSDPPYTPSGFGTFLRRLVFATTKDANLYICYGYTLKELEKPLKIQKLLTDWGLLIREKMADFNEYSGAKSIGSHSSIYLLKKTPQTHVDEKMLGGKFYTNN
- a CDS encoding UvrD-helicase domain-containing protein produces the protein MTKPSALLASLNPAQQEAVINCDGPSLIIAGPGSGKTRVLTHRVAYLISEKGVPAENILLLTFTNKAAAEMKERAQKLVGSSTRIPWSGTFHSVCSRILRKDGHHIGINPNFVIYDDDDAKSLIKKIVKDLQLDGKKISEGAIKNAISSAKNELLGPADYINVARGYFQEIVAEVYKKYQQELKKCNALDFDDLINKTIELFRDDKTVLQKYHQQFLYVLVDEYQDTNHAQYILTRLLTGPAANLCVVGDMAQAIYSFRGADSRNILSFEKDYPTAHIYKLSQNYRSTPQIITAAAALIKNNRQPLNLDLWTDNPSGLPINIYTALNERDESEFVIKKLEELEKLADSAILYRTNAQSRVIEEALLNHGLPYRLLGGTSFYDRAEVKDVLAYLRLIYNPLDSVSLDRIFKIGKKRAEAFFQFLEDTSDVSDQPTLAILDDVLKATKYLDLYAKADEENEDRKENVKELRSVASSFTKLGDFLESVTLLEHANKTRNVENAVSLMTIHAAKGLEFKTVFIIGLEEGLFPHQRSLTDLSELEEERRLAYVGITRAKESLFLSHAQSRFYFGAHQINLPSRFLDEIPESLTTKEGNQLLEKPRFKKALDDFMDDLDLDRLNF